The following coding sequences lie in one Spinacia oleracea cultivar Varoflay chromosome 1, BTI_SOV_V1, whole genome shotgun sequence genomic window:
- the LOC110793856 gene encoding probable thimet oligopeptidase: MEGEDDRHSQREESLITGNNGGRQKKIIVFTGTAAVFAVAFNFAYVAFKSYQHRQKIQDLVGSNVRVNLSANEIRKLADRIISESTEVHDAVASVPIDKVTYQDIMVLAELEAKHFPLVQSCVFPRLVSSSAEVRKASAEAEQKINTHIGSCRKREDVFCVVKAFAARGEWNSAEAKSYVQSLVRDFEQNGLNLTSSKKEEVQRLQAQIDDLSTQYVQNINDDQTFLLFTESEIEGLPSELLQIFDRAGKDKIKVTLKSNHVLPILELCKVGATRRKVAVGYGQRCKEINVPVLENLVQLRHKIARLLGYDNYAEYAVGSRMAKSSSKVFEFLEELSTSLSDLAAKELAILKELKTTEEGDIPFGIEDLLYYVKKAEEDKFHLDFGALKEYFPLSLVLQGIFKILQDAFGLRFEEIVIAEVWHEDVRVFSVFDLSSSELMGYAYFDLYSRKGKYGQTCVLPLQNGSLSANAARQVPVVLLMSDILKGDVNCPALLRFSEVVSLFHEFGHVVHHLCNRSPLARFSGLRVDHDFVEMPGHVFENWCYDSNVLKLISGHYQDITRQIKDDISTSLQRWRHSFSALKMTQEILYCLFDQIIHSADNVDFLELFKYLHPKVMLGLPILEGTNPASCFPHSAIGYEASCYSRIWSKVFAADIFASKFLDGGLNHQIGMQFRNKVLAPGGAKDPLECLTSFMGREPSIKAYVDSIAFSSD; the protein is encoded by the exons ATGGAGGGAGAAGACGACCGCCATAGCCAGAGAGAGGAAAGCTTGATAACAGGTAACAATGGAGGTAGACAGAAGAAGATAATTGTTTTCACTGGAACCGCTGCTGTTTTTGCTGTCGCTTTTAATTTCGCTTACGTCGCCTTCAAATCCTACCAACATCGCCaaaaaattcaag ATCTTGTTGGGTCAAATGTGAGGGTAAATCTTTCAGCAAATGAAATTCGGAAATTGGCAGATCGTATTATCTCGGAGTCAACCGAGGTTCATGATGCTGTCGCTTCTGTGCCCATTGATAAG GTTACATATCAAGATATCATGGTGCTAGCAGAACTAGAGGCAAAACATTTTCCACTGGTCCAGTCTTGTGTTTTCCCAAGGTTAGTATCGAGTTCAGCCGAAGTACGCAAAGCTAGTGCTGAAGCAGAGCAGAAAATAAATACACATATTGGGTCTTGCAG AAAGCGTGAGGATGTGTTTTGCGTTGTAAAAGCTTTTGCTGCCAGAGGAGAATGGAATAGTGCTGAAGCAAAGTCGTATGTTCAATCTCTG GTTAGAGATTTTGAGCAAAATGGATTGAACCTTACCTCATCAAAGAAAGAGGAAGTTCAACGCTTGCAGGCTCAAATTGATGATCTAAGTACGCAATATGTTCAAAATATCAATGATGATCAAACATTTCTTCTCTTTACTGAATCGGAGATAGAAGGATTGCCCTCTGAACTCCTGCAG ATTTTCGACAGGGCTGGCAAAGATAAAATCAAGGTTACCTTGAAAAGTAATCATGTGCTGCCAATACTAGAGCTTTGTAAA GTTGGAGCAACTCGGAGGAAGGTAGCTGTGGGATATGGACAAAGATGTAAAGAAATCAATGTGCCGGTGTTAGAAAACTTG GTTCAGTTGCGCCATAAAATTGCTAGGTTGCTTGGGTATGATAATTATGCAGAATATGCTGTTGGTTCTAGGATGGCAAAGAGTTCCTCAAAG GTTTTCGAATTCTTGGAGGAATTATCTACAAGTTTATCTGACTTGGCTGCCAAAGAACTTGCTATATTGAAGGAGTTGAAA ACAACAGAGGAAGGAGACATTCCTTTTGGAATTGAGGACTTGCTATATTATGTTAAAAAGGCTGAAGAAGATAAGTTCCATCTAGATTTTGGTGCCCTTAAAGAGTATTTTCCTCTTAGCTTGGTtcttcaagggattttcaaaaTACTTCAAGATGCTTTTG GATTGAGATTTGAAGAAATAGTCATTGCTGAGGTGTGGCATGAGGACGTACGTGTTTTCTCTGTCTTTGATTTGAGCTCTTCTGAACTTATGGGCTATGCGTACTTCGATCTCTACTCCAG GAAAGGAAAATACGGCCAGACTTGTGTTTTGCCTCTCCAAAATGGTTCATTATCAGCAAATGCTGCTAGACAG GTTCCAGTTGTTCTACTGATGTCTGATATTTTAAAGGGGGATGTTAACTGTCCTGCATTACTGCGATTCTCTGAAGTTGTTAGTCTTTTCCATGAATTTGGCCATGTG GTCCATCATTTATGCAATCGGTCGCCACTTGCTCGATTCTCTGGCTTGCGTGTTGATCATGACTTTGTGGAGATGCCTGGTCATGTATTTGAGAACTG GTGCTATGATAGCAACGTCTTGAAATTAATATCTGGTCATTATCAG GATATCACAAGGCAAATTAAAGATGATATCTCTACGTCTTTGCAAAGATGGAGACATTCATTTTCTGCGCTCAAAATGACTCAGGAAATTCTTTACT GTCTTTTTGATCAAATAATACATTCTGCTGACAACGTCGACTTCCTTGAGTTATTCAAGTATCTCCATCCCAAG GTGATGCTTGGATTACCTATCTTGGAAGGCACAAATCCAGCTTCGTGTTTTCCTCATTCAGCTATTGGTTATGAAGCTAGTTGCTACAGTCGCATTTGGAGCAAG GTTTTTGCTGCTGACATATTTGCTTCCAAATTTCTTGATGGTGGTCTCAACCATCAAATTGGCATGCAGTTTCGCAATAAg GTACTAGCTCCAGGGGGAGCAAAGGACCCACTTGAATGTTTGACAAGTTTCATGGGAAGAGAACCGTCGATTAAAGCATATGTAGATAGCATAGCCTTTTCAAGTGACTGA
- the LOC110793864 gene encoding F-box protein SKIP14: protein MTLNFSHRIFPVHLPEENMVQGGSQDRDIRELLPADPFGMDISSTVTAITGWLEDLGADYGAYEGAEVDCKGDYPLFAGWNFWWNNTPMEFQKFPENKKYDDRILNDAWDNSYFPSEEFRLPTFGSADNDSIDKIDSHCMITEDDGYLQEVGFGHMVNDGGVCFNGDEFDTGNDIFNRDDDVCGMSIDMAADTEDMSEPPHPALTYALHYLGVRDLLSVERVCKSLCYTVRNDPLYWRSIHIDNPLNTRLTDEVLLRLTERAQGSLQCLSLVDCQRVTDDGLKRVLGSNLRLTRLSVPKCIKLSVDGVVNCLRAFKTVAVNGIKYLRIGGRYDVTQEQFEELVTLLDIRNEVQNNCHKPLFYQIGNIYISIKDDRPIDIEMCPRCQLFRLVYDCPAEGCQGKDHSTELCRACIICIARCVICGKCVNDRVYEESFSLESHCSDCWENDRGHQERQDVGISLLKRDISQNPVISLNG from the exons ATGACTTTGAATTTTTCGCACCGGATCTTTCCGGTCCATCTTCCTGAAGAGAATATGGTTCAGGGTGGTTCACAAGATAGGGACATTCGTGAATTGTTGCCTGCTGATCCTTTTGGGATGGATATTAGCTCCACAGTAACCGCCATCACTGGGTGGCTTGAGGATCTAGGAGCTGATTATGGTGCTTATGAAGGTGCCGAAGTTGATTGTAAAGGGGATTACCCTCTTTTCGCTGGATGGAATTTCTGGTGGAATAACACGCCTATGGAATTCCAGAAATTTCCAGAAAATAAAAAGTATGATGATAGGATACTGAATGATGCCTGGGATAATAGTTATTTCCCTTCAGAGGAATTTCGGCTTCCTACCTTTGGTTCTGCAGATAATGATAGCATTGACAAGATTGATAGTCATTGTATGATTACTGAAGATGATGGGTATCTTCAAGAGGTAGGATTTGGGCATATGGTGAATGATGGAGGTGTCTGTTTCAATGGTGATGAGTTTGATACTGGTAATGATATCTTCAACAGGGATGATGATGTGTGCGGTATGAGTATCGATATGGCTGCTGATACTGAAGATATGTCGGAGCCTCCTCACCCAGCTTTGACCTATGCTCTTCACTATTTGGGTGTGCGTGATTTGCTTTCTGTTGAAAGAGTTTGCAAGTCATTGTGCTACACAGTTCGAAATGATCCGCTTTATTGGAGAAGTATTCATATTGATAATCCGCTTAATACACGGTTAACTGATGAAGTTCTTCTTCGATTAACCGAAAGGGCTCAAGGTAGCCTGCAGTGCTTGAGCCTAGTGGATTGCCAACGGGTGACAGATGATGGTTTAAAGCGTGTCCTCGGTAGCAATCTGAGGTTGACCAGG ctgaGTGTTCCAAAATgtataaaactaagtgttgatGGTGTGGTGAATTGCTTGAGGGCTTTCAAAACGGTGGCTGTCAATGGGATAAAATATCTCCGAATTGGTGGGCGCTATGATGTGACCCAAGAGCAATTTGAAGAGCTGGTGACATTATTGGACATTCGTAATGAAGTACAAAATAATTGTCACAAGCCGCTCTTCTATCAGATAGGTAACATATATATTTCTATTAAAGATGATCGTCCAATTGACATAGAAATGTGTCCAAGGTGCCAACTTTTTAGGCTGGTCTATGATTGCCCTGCTGAAGGCTGTCAAGGCAAAGATCACTCTACCGAGTTGTGCAGGGCTTGCATTATCTGTATAGCACGGTGTGTAATTTGTGGGAAGTGTGTTAATGATCGTGTGTATGAGGAGAGCTTTTCTCTCGAGTCACATTGCTCTGATTGTTGGGAGAATGATCGTGGGCATCAAGAGAGGCAAGATGTGGGTATCAGCCTTCTTAAGCGTGACATTTCTCAGAATCCAGTTATTTCTTTGAATGGCTAG
- the LOC110793847 gene encoding serine/threonine protein phosphatase 2A 57 kDa regulatory subunit B' theta isoform — protein sequence MFKQILSKIPRKSSKSSENREHKSVSNASSNASSSVRKSDVGSNKSSSNQHNLGANGASSAGQNQGKKASKTVDSMMNGLMLSSYEALPSFRDVPTSERQSLFIRKLQMCCVLFDFHDPTKNLREKEVKRQTLLELVDYISSANGKFSENVMQEMIKMVSVNLFRSLAAQPRENKVIEAFDVEDEEPLMDASWPHLQIVYEFLLRFVASPETDAKLAKRYVDHSFVLKLLDLFDSEDPREREYLKTILHRIYGKFMVHRPYIRKAINNIFYQFIFETEKHNGIAELLEILGSIINGFALPLKEEHKLFLVRALIPLHRPRCLPMYHQQLSYCITQFVEKDCKLADSVIRGLLKYWPITNSSKEVMFLSELEEVLEATQLPEFQRCVVPLFRQIARCLNSSHFQVAERALFLWNNDHIENLIKQNCKVILPIVFPALEKNARNHWNQAVHSLTLNVRKIFSDLDPELFEECSLKFQEDESKEEEVKAKREATWKKLEEIAAGKAKTSEPVLVPLILPARSL from the exons ATGTTTAAGCAAATACTTAGTAAGATTCCTCGGAAATCGTCGAAATCGTCGGAGAATCGAGAGCATAAGAGTGTTTCTAATGCTAGTTCAAATGCATCAAGCAGTGTGAGGAAAAGTGATGTAGGGTCTAACAAATCTAGTAGTAATCAACACAATCTGGGGGCTAATGGTGCTTCAAGTGCAGGGCAGAATCAAGGAAAGAAAGCATCTAAAACTGTGGATTCAATGATGAATGGTCTTATGTTGTCTTCTTATGAAGCATTGCCAAGTTTTAGGGATGTTCCAACCTCGGAGAGGCAAAGCTTGTTTATTAGAAAGCTTCAAATGTGTTGTGTTCTGTTTGATTTCCATGATCCAACAAAGAATCTAAGAGAAAAGGAGGTAAAGAGACAGACATTATTGGAACTGGTAGATTATATTTCTTCAGCAAATGGGAAGTTTTCGGAGAATGTGATGCAGGAAATGATTAAGATGGTGTCAGTAAACTTGTTTAGGTCTCTTGCCGCTCAACCGAGAGAGAACAAAGTTATAGAGGCCTTTGATGTTGAAGATGAGGAGCCTTTGATGGATGCATCATGGCCTCATTTACAGATAGTGTATGAGTTCTTGTTGAGATTTGTGGCATCTCCTGAAACTGATGCTAAATTAGCCAAGAGATATGTTGATCATTCCTTCGTGTTGAAGTTGTTAGATCTCTTTGATTCTGAAGATCCAAGGGAAAGAGAATATCTGAAGACAATTCTACATCGAATTTATGGAAAATTTATGGTTCACAGACCGTATATCAGGAAAGCAATTAACAACATATTTTATCAGTTTATTTTTGAGACCGAGAAACACAATGGTATTGCTGAACTTCTGGAGATACTTGGTAGCATTATTAATGGATTTGCTCTGCCATTGAAAGAAGAACACAAGCTCTTTCTTGTTAGGGCACTGATACCTCTGCATAGACCGAGGTGCTTGCCTATGTATCACCAACAGTTATCTTACTGTATTACACAGTTTGTTGAGAAAGACTGCAAGCTTGCTGATTCTGTGATTAGAGGGCTATTGAAGTATTGGCCCATCACCAATAGCTCAAAGGAAGTTATGTTCTTGAGTGAGTTGGAAGAAGTTTTAGAAGCAACACAGCTGCCGGAGTTTCAGCGATGTGTAGTCCCCTTGTTCCGTCAAATTGCTCGCTGCTTGAACAGTTCGCATTTTCAG GTTGCAGAGAGAGCATTATTCCTCTGGAACAACGACCACATTGAAAACTTGATCAAACAAAACTGCAAAGTTATTCTACCTATCGTCTTCCCTGCATTGGAGAAGAACGCAAGAAATCATTGGAACCAAGCTGTTCACAGCTTAACACTCAACGTGCGTAAGATCTTCTCCGACCTCGATCCCGAGCTTTTCGAGGAATGTTCACTCAAGTTTCAGGAAGACGAATCAAAGGAAGAAGAAGTCAAAGCAAAACGCGAAGCAACATGGAAAAAGTTAGAAGAAATTGCTGCTGGAAAAGCAAAAACTAGCGAACCAGTTCTCGTCCCTCTCATTTTACCAGCTCGTAGTCTTTGA